One Heterodontus francisci isolate sHetFra1 chromosome 3, sHetFra1.hap1, whole genome shotgun sequence DNA window includes the following coding sequences:
- the tdh gene encoding L-threonine dehydrogenase, whose translation MMPVFRNLAKTAKQALLSNGCSCQISAVTVRLMSWSPRQVNADANFHSVSFAESDHPRVLITGGLGQLGVGLSNLLRKRFGKNNVILSDIRKPPDHVFHSGPFIYSDILDYKNLREIVVNNRITWMIHYSALLSAVGEANVPLARNVNITGLHNVLDIAAEHNLRLFVPSTIGAFGPTSPRNPTPDLCVQRPRTIYGVSKVHAELMGEYYHHKYGMDFRCLRYPGIISADTQPGGGTTDYAVQIFHDAVKTGKFECYLKPDTKLPMMYIDDCLRATLEILEAPAEQLTMRTYNISAMSFTPEELVAEVQKHLSDLKVTYKVDKIRQAIADSWPMEFDDHNARQDWSWKHEYDLPELVFTMLNFSTTDSRLMQAN comes from the exons ATGATGCCAGTTTTCAGAAATTTGGCCAAGACTGCCAAGCAGGCACTACTGAGCAATGGTTGTAGTTGTCAGATTTCTGCTGTGACTGTCCGGCTTATGAGCTGGTCCCCAAGGCAAGTTAATGCAGATGCTAACTTTCACTCGGTGTCTTTTGCTGAATCGGATCACCCCCGTGTTCTGATCACAG GTGGCTTAGGACAACTTGGTGTGGGGCTTTCTAACTTGCTAAG GAAACGGTTCGGTAAAAACAATGTAATTCTCTCTGACATCAGGAAACCCCCAGATCATGTGTTCCACAGTG GGCCATTTATATATTCTGACATTTTGGACTATAAGAATCTGCGTGAAATTGTTGTCAACAATCGTATCACGTGGATGATTCACTATAGTGCATTGCTGAGTGCAGTTGGGGAAGCAAATGTACCTCTAGCGCGCAATGTCAATATAACAG GTCTGCACAATGTATTGGACATTGCTGCTGAACATAACCTCCGTCTATTTGTTCCCAGCACAATTGGTGCATTTGGACCTACTTCTCCCAGGAATCCAACTCCTGATCTCTGTGTACAGAGACCTAGGACAATCTATGGGGTCTCCAAGGTGCATGCAGAGCTAATGGGAGAG TATTACCACCACAAGTATGGTATGGACTTTCGATGCCTGAGATATCCTGGCATCATTTCTGCAGATACTCAGCCTGGTGGTGGCACAACAG ATTATGCAGTTCAAATTTTCCATGATGCAGTAAAGACAGGAAAGTTTGAATGTTACTTGAAGCCTGACACAAAGCTTCCCATGATGTACATAGACGACTGCCTGCGCGCAACACTGGAAATCCTAGAAGCACCAGCAGAACAGCTTACAATGAGAACATATAATATCAGTGCTATGAGTTTCACTCCTGAAGAGCTGGTGGCTGAAGTCCAAAAGCACCTGTCTGATCTTAAGGTCACTTACAAAGTTGACAAAATACGCCAGGCAATCG CTGATAGCTGGCCAATGGAATTTGATGACCATAATGCTCGCCAAGACTGGAGCTGGAAGCACGAATATGATCTTCCCGAGCTGGTGTTCACAATGCTGAATTTCAGTACGACTGACAGTCGGCTAATGCAAGCAAATTAA